DNA sequence from the bacterium genome:
GCGCGTCTCGCCGCTCATCCAGTCGGAATAGACCACCTCGCTCCGCCGCTGGGTGGCGTCGGTGAAGGAGTAGCCCGCGCTGACGGATCCGAAGACGACCTCCACGTCCGCGCCGAGGACCGTCTGGGAGTCCACGTTCTCGGGGGTCCACCACAGGCCGGTTGCGTCGGGCTGCCAGGAAATCAGGTCCGCGGTCTCGCGGTAGAAGAGGTTCCCGGAAATGACCGGCATGTCGGGCATCTCCCAGTCGAAGCCCAGGTCGGCCTCCCAGGCCTCCTCAGGCCGCAGGTCCGGATTGCCGCCGGTGGGCCAGTAGAGGTCGTTCAGGGTGGGCGGGCGGAAGGCGGTCCCGCCGGAGAGGCGGAGCCGGACCGTGTCCAGGGTCGCGTCGAGGCCCACGTCGCCGGTCAGGCGCGTTCCGAAGGTTTTGTGTGAATCCGCTCGGACGCTCGCGTCCGCCGAGACGAGCCCCATCTCCACCCGGGCCTCCAGCCAGCCACCCAGGTCGTCCACCTCGGGGGTCCACCGGGTCGTGGTCGTGACGCCGGGGTCATCGGGAAATGCCGACCCCCCGCTCCAGACGGTGGAGTCCGCCCGGGCCGCGAGACGGCTCGCCCGGTAATCCGCCCCCACCTCGAATTCCACGGGCTCGAAGGGGCTGAACCGGCTCCAGGCCGAGCCGTAGTAGTCGGTCGTCCGGTAGGAGTAAGTATCTTGAGTGACGTAGAACGAGCGGTAGCGGGTGGAGTAGTCGAGCCCGGAGTCACGCCAGCCCAGGTCCGCGT
Encoded proteins:
- a CDS encoding TonB-dependent receptor, encoding AGELTLGLGSAGERRYSLALGGGIGSELTFSARGWLTEHDGWRENSAVEEMGCRVGASLALRGHTLRADYTLSTKDQGLPGPRPPEGTVPEFGSDEVTSLYDSQSDDAQGVTVNYHGRIGGVTLHADLGWRDSGLDYSTRYRSFYVTQDTYSYRTTDYYGSAWSRFSPFEPVEFEVGADYRASRLAARADSTVWSGGSAFPDDPGVTTTTRWTPEVDDLGGWLEARVEMGLVSADASVRADSHKTFGTRLTGDVGLDATLDTVRLRLSGGTAFRPPTLNDLYWPTGGNPDLRPEEAWEADLGFDWEMPDMPVISGNLFYRETADLISWQPDATGLWWTPENVDSQTVLGADVEVVFGSVSAGYSFTDATQRRSEVVYSDWMSGETRTATVERRAAFLPVHQLTLSYDAGVVKLTARWTGDRVAYYPDYSDAPRVTMTEKFIPPVWSFDARAEYELTHGFRFFAALENLTDADVPAAFGNTADDRDYPRAPRRFTLGAEMLF